A genomic region of Candidatus Eisenbacteria bacterium contains the following coding sequences:
- a CDS encoding sigma-70 family RNA polymerase sigma factor, producing MARGEEAAFTGLYREYRTRLHQYALSLVRDPDAAEDAVQDAFLGWVRQLAAGKAPRRGGPYLYASVRNRCLDRLRRRPEMALDEAHVELLAAPAGDAERIGLRDALNRLLLALPEEQREVVVLRTWHDMEFAAIATLQGVPLNTAIARYHYALARLRRELEES from the coding sequence ATGGCTCGCGGAGAAGAGGCGGCATTCACCGGGCTCTACCGCGAGTACCGCACGCGCCTGCACCAGTACGCGTTGAGCCTGGTGCGCGACCCCGACGCCGCGGAGGACGCCGTGCAGGACGCGTTCCTGGGCTGGGTCCGGCAGCTGGCGGCCGGCAAGGCGCCCCGGCGGGGCGGGCCGTACCTGTACGCCTCGGTGCGCAACCGCTGCCTGGACCGGCTCCGGCGGCGGCCCGAGATGGCCCTGGACGAGGCGCACGTCGAGCTGCTGGCCGCCCCCGCGGGCGACGCGGAGCGGATCGGGCTCCGGGACGCACTCAATCGCCTGCTTCTCGCGCTGCCGGAGGAGCAGCGCGAGGTGGTGGTGCTCAGGACCTGGCATGACATGGAGTTCGCCGCGATCGCCACGCTCCAGGGCGTGCCGCTCAACACGGCGATCGCGCGCTACCACTACGCGCTGGCCCGGCTGAGAAGGGAGCTGGAAGAATCATGA
- a CDS encoding response regulator, whose amino-acid sequence MSRILVVDDDDDLVRIFSYRLQQDGYDVSSASTGAQALEALLREPPDLVFLDLGLPRGNGFQVLEKVRATPRLSGVPVIVLSGNAEPAYRDRAVKAGADRFFPKPSDLTDLLVAARELLARATPHPG is encoded by the coding sequence ATGAGCCGCATCCTGGTCGTGGACGACGACGACGATCTCGTCCGGATCTTCTCCTACCGCCTGCAGCAGGATGGCTACGACGTCTCCTCCGCATCCACGGGCGCACAGGCGCTGGAGGCGCTGCTGCGCGAGCCGCCGGACCTGGTGTTCCTCGATCTCGGCCTGCCTCGCGGCAACGGGTTCCAGGTGCTGGAGAAGGTGCGTGCCACGCCGCGCCTCTCCGGCGTGCCGGTGATTGTGCTCTCCGGCAACGCCGAGCCGGCCTACCGCGACCGCGCGGTGAAGGCCGGCGCCGACCGCTTCTTCCCCAAGCCCTCCGACCTCACGGATCTTCTGGTGGCCGCGCGCGAGCTGCTGGCGCGGGCGACCCCCCACCCGGGCTAG